From one Anguilla rostrata isolate EN2019 chromosome 12, ASM1855537v3, whole genome shotgun sequence genomic stretch:
- the LOC135235854 gene encoding elongation factor 1-gamma-like isoform X11, producing the protein MATLYTPRDFWRSYPILISAQYSGARITVDPSFPGFKGEDSRETDCFLSDFPLRKVPAFVENGFWIQEASAIANYVASDVLRGSGPQDQALVQQWVNLAEGEIVPSMASWVYPAMGRAAYSEKASEKAKEVLLGLLSVLNQHLLPRTYLVGDAVTLADISVACALLLLFTQAMEPSMRQVYLNVTRWFCTCVHQPQFRTVLGDVVLCETAAVPGKLNVTPASSEEILKAPQQEEVSVKQHQHQQQQEEVPQQAEEQKQQQVEEQEEQKQPLVEEEQKQPLVEEEQKQPPQVEEEQKEQPQVEEEQKQQPPQVEEEQKQQPPQVEEDQKEQPPQVEVEQNQEQPQVEVEQKQEQPQLEVEQKQPQVEQRQEQPQVEVEQKQEKPQVEGLDATEEALAAEPKAKDPFASLPKSSFVLDEFKRTYSNEDTLKVALPYLWEKLDPNGWSLWYCEYKYPSELSRVFMSCNLITGMFQRLDRLRKHAFASVALLGADGDSSISGVWLLRGQRLPFELCEDWKADYESYSWRKLDPGSEETRTLVREYLSWQGDFKHVGKTFNQAKIFK; encoded by the exons ATGGCG ACTCTGTACACTCCCCGTGATTTCTGGAGGTCTTACCCAATCCTCATCTCGGCTCAGTATAGCGGGGCCCGGATAACGGTGGACCCTTCCTTCCCTGGCTTTAAAGGGGAGGACAGCAGGGAGACGGACTGCTTCCTGTCTGACTTCCCTCTAAGAAAG GTACCTGCTTTTGTGGAAAATGGCTTCTGGATCCAGGAGGCCAGTGCCATTGCTAATTATG TGGCCAGTGATGTGCTTCGCGGAAGTGGCCCTCAGGACCAGGCCTTGGTGCAGCAGTGGGTGAATCTTGCCGAGGGGGAGATTGTTCCCTCCATGGCCTCCTGGGTCTACCCTGCAATGGGCAGGGCCGCCTACAGCGAGAAG GCCAGCGAGAAGGCGAAGGAGGTGCTCCTGGGACTCCTTTCTGTGCTCAACCAGCACCTCCTCCCGCGGACCTACCTGGTTGGAGATGCGGTAACGCTGGCGGACATCTCTGTGGCCTGcgccctcctcctgctcttcacACAG GCGATGGAACCCTCGATGCGGCAGGTGTACCTGAACGTGACGCGCTGGTTCTGCACCTGTGTCCACCAGCCCCAGTTCCGCACTGTGCTTGGGGACGTGGTGCTGTGTGAGACTGCAGCAG TCCCAGGGAAGCTCAACGTTACCCCAGCAAGCTCTGAGGAGATCCTGAAGGCCCCCCAGCAGGAGGAAGTGAGTGTGaagcagcaccagcaccagcagcagcaggaggaggtgccgcagcaggcagaggagcagaagcagcaacaagtggaggagcaggaggagcagaagcagccgctggtggaggaggagcagaagcagccgctggtggaggaggagcagaagcagccgccgcaggtggaggaggagcagaaggagcagccgcag gtggaggaggagcagaagcagcagccgcCGCAG gtggaggaggagcagaagcagcagccgcCGCAGGTGGAGGAGGACCAGAAGGAGCAGCCGCcgcaggtggaggtggagcagAATCAGGAGCAGCCGCAGGTAGAGGTGGAGCAGAAGCAGGAGCAGCCACAGCTGGAGGTGGAGCAGAAGCAGCCGCAGGTGGAGCAGAGGCAGGAGCAGCcgcaggtggaggtggagcagAAGCAGGAGAAGCCGCAGGTGGAGGGCCTGGATGCTACTGAAGAAGCTCTAGCAGCTGAACCCAAAGCCAAAGACCCCTTTGCCTCTCTGCCCAAGAG CTCCTTTGTGCTGGACGAGTTCAAGCGGACGTACTCGAACGAGGACACCCTGAAGGTGGCGCTGCCGTACCTGTGGGAGAAACTGGACCCCAATGGCTGGTCCCTCTGGTACTGCGAGTACAAGTACCCTAGTGAACTGAGTCGGGTGTTCATGAGCTGTAACCTCATCACAG GAATGTTCCAGAGGCTGGACCGCCTGCGTAAGCATGCCTTTGCCAGCGTGGCCCTGCTGGGTGCGGACGGCGATAGCTCCATCTCCGGCGTCTGGCTCCTCCGCGGGCAGCGGCTGCCCTTCGAG CTGTGTGAGGACTGGAAGGCGGACTACGAGTCCTACTCCTGGAGGAAGCTGGACCCTGGCAGCGAGGAGACCCGCACCTTGGTCAGGGAATACCTGAGCTGGCAGGGAGACTTCAAGCATGTGGGCAAGACTTTCAACCAAGCCAAGATCTTCAAGTGA
- the LOC135235854 gene encoding elongation factor 1-gamma-like isoform X27, which yields MATLYTPRDFWRSYPILISAQYSGARITVDPSFPGFKGEDSRETDCFLSDFPLRKVPAFVENGFWIQEASAIANYVASDVLRGSGPQDQALVQQWVNLAEGEIVPSMASWVYPAMGRAAYSEKASEKAKEVLLGLLSVLNQHLLPRTYLVGDAVTLADISVACALLLLFTQAMEPSMRQVYLNVTRWFCTCVHQPQFRTVLGDVVLCETAAVPGKLNVTPASSEEILKAPQQEEVSVKQHQHQQQQEEVPQQAEEQKQQQVEEQEEQKQPLVEEEQKQPLVEEEQKQPPQVEEEQKEQPQVEEEQKQQPPQVEEEQKQQPPQVEEDQKEQPPQVEVEQKQPQVEQRQEQPQVEVEQKQEKPQVEGLDATEEALAAEPKAKDPFASLPKSSFVLDEFKRTYSNEDTLKVALPYLWEKLDPNGWSLWYCEYKYPSELSRVFMSCNLITGMFQRLDRLRKHAFASVALLGADGDSSISGVWLLRGQRLPFELCEDWKADYESYSWRKLDPGSEETRTLVREYLSWQGDFKHVGKTFNQAKIFK from the exons ATGGCG ACTCTGTACACTCCCCGTGATTTCTGGAGGTCTTACCCAATCCTCATCTCGGCTCAGTATAGCGGGGCCCGGATAACGGTGGACCCTTCCTTCCCTGGCTTTAAAGGGGAGGACAGCAGGGAGACGGACTGCTTCCTGTCTGACTTCCCTCTAAGAAAG GTACCTGCTTTTGTGGAAAATGGCTTCTGGATCCAGGAGGCCAGTGCCATTGCTAATTATG TGGCCAGTGATGTGCTTCGCGGAAGTGGCCCTCAGGACCAGGCCTTGGTGCAGCAGTGGGTGAATCTTGCCGAGGGGGAGATTGTTCCCTCCATGGCCTCCTGGGTCTACCCTGCAATGGGCAGGGCCGCCTACAGCGAGAAG GCCAGCGAGAAGGCGAAGGAGGTGCTCCTGGGACTCCTTTCTGTGCTCAACCAGCACCTCCTCCCGCGGACCTACCTGGTTGGAGATGCGGTAACGCTGGCGGACATCTCTGTGGCCTGcgccctcctcctgctcttcacACAG GCGATGGAACCCTCGATGCGGCAGGTGTACCTGAACGTGACGCGCTGGTTCTGCACCTGTGTCCACCAGCCCCAGTTCCGCACTGTGCTTGGGGACGTGGTGCTGTGTGAGACTGCAGCAG TCCCAGGGAAGCTCAACGTTACCCCAGCAAGCTCTGAGGAGATCCTGAAGGCCCCCCAGCAGGAGGAAGTGAGTGTGaagcagcaccagcaccagcagcagcaggaggaggtgccgcagcaggcagaggagcagaagcagcaacaagtggaggagcaggaggagcagaagcagccgctggtggaggaggagcagaagcagccgctggtggaggaggagcagaagcagccgccgcaggtggaggaggagcagaaggagcagccgcag gtggaggaggagcagaagcagcagccgcCGCAG gtggaggaggagcagaagcagcagccgcCGCAGGTGGAGGAGGACCAGAAGGAGCAGCCGCcgcaggtggag GTGGAGCAGAAGCAGCCGCAGGTGGAGCAGAGGCAGGAGCAGCcgcaggtggaggtggagcagAAGCAGGAGAAGCCGCAGGTGGAGGGCCTGGATGCTACTGAAGAAGCTCTAGCAGCTGAACCCAAAGCCAAAGACCCCTTTGCCTCTCTGCCCAAGAG CTCCTTTGTGCTGGACGAGTTCAAGCGGACGTACTCGAACGAGGACACCCTGAAGGTGGCGCTGCCGTACCTGTGGGAGAAACTGGACCCCAATGGCTGGTCCCTCTGGTACTGCGAGTACAAGTACCCTAGTGAACTGAGTCGGGTGTTCATGAGCTGTAACCTCATCACAG GAATGTTCCAGAGGCTGGACCGCCTGCGTAAGCATGCCTTTGCCAGCGTGGCCCTGCTGGGTGCGGACGGCGATAGCTCCATCTCCGGCGTCTGGCTCCTCCGCGGGCAGCGGCTGCCCTTCGAG CTGTGTGAGGACTGGAAGGCGGACTACGAGTCCTACTCCTGGAGGAAGCTGGACCCTGGCAGCGAGGAGACCCGCACCTTGGTCAGGGAATACCTGAGCTGGCAGGGAGACTTCAAGCATGTGGGCAAGACTTTCAACCAAGCCAAGATCTTCAAGTGA
- the LOC135235854 gene encoding elongation factor 1-gamma-like isoform X5, whose translation MATLYTPRDFWRSYPILISAQYSGARITVDPSFPGFKGEDSRETDCFLSDFPLRKVPAFVENGFWIQEASAIANYVASDVLRGSGPQDQALVQQWVNLAEGEIVPSMASWVYPAMGRAAYSEKASEKAKEVLLGLLSVLNQHLLPRTYLVGDAVTLADISVACALLLLFTQAMEPSMRQVYLNVTRWFCTCVHQPQFRTVLGDVVLCETAAVPGKLNVTPASSEEILKAPQQEEVSVKQHQHQQQQEEVPQQAEEQKQQQVEEQEEQKQPLVEEEQKQPLEQPQVEEEQKEQPQVEEEQKEQPQVEEEQKQQPPQVEEDQKEQPPQVEEEQKQQPPQVEEDQKEQPPQVEVEQNQEQPQVEVEQKQEQPQLEVEQKQPQVEQRQEQPQVEVEQKQEKPQVEGLDATEEALAAEPKAKDPFASLPKSSFVLDEFKRTYSNEDTLKVALPYLWEKLDPNGWSLWYCEYKYPSELSRVFMSCNLITGMFQRLDRLRKHAFASVALLGADGDSSISGVWLLRGQRLPFELCEDWKADYESYSWRKLDPGSEETRTLVREYLSWQGDFKHVGKTFNQAKIFK comes from the exons ATGGCG ACTCTGTACACTCCCCGTGATTTCTGGAGGTCTTACCCAATCCTCATCTCGGCTCAGTATAGCGGGGCCCGGATAACGGTGGACCCTTCCTTCCCTGGCTTTAAAGGGGAGGACAGCAGGGAGACGGACTGCTTCCTGTCTGACTTCCCTCTAAGAAAG GTACCTGCTTTTGTGGAAAATGGCTTCTGGATCCAGGAGGCCAGTGCCATTGCTAATTATG TGGCCAGTGATGTGCTTCGCGGAAGTGGCCCTCAGGACCAGGCCTTGGTGCAGCAGTGGGTGAATCTTGCCGAGGGGGAGATTGTTCCCTCCATGGCCTCCTGGGTCTACCCTGCAATGGGCAGGGCCGCCTACAGCGAGAAG GCCAGCGAGAAGGCGAAGGAGGTGCTCCTGGGACTCCTTTCTGTGCTCAACCAGCACCTCCTCCCGCGGACCTACCTGGTTGGAGATGCGGTAACGCTGGCGGACATCTCTGTGGCCTGcgccctcctcctgctcttcacACAG GCGATGGAACCCTCGATGCGGCAGGTGTACCTGAACGTGACGCGCTGGTTCTGCACCTGTGTCCACCAGCCCCAGTTCCGCACTGTGCTTGGGGACGTGGTGCTGTGTGAGACTGCAGCAG TCCCAGGGAAGCTCAACGTTACCCCAGCAAGCTCTGAGGAGATCCTGAAGGCCCCCCAGCAGGAGGAAGTGAGTGTGaagcagcaccagcaccagcagcagcaggaggaggtgccgcagcaggcagaggagcagaagcagcaacaagtggaggagcaggaggagcagaagcagccgctggtggaggaggagcagaagcagccgctg gagcagccgcaggtggaggaggagcagaaggagcagccgcaggtggaggaggagcagaaggagcagccgcag gtggaggaggagcagaagcagcagccgcCGCAGGTGGAGGAGGACCAGAAGGAGCAGCCGccgcaggtggaggaggagcagaagcagcagccgcCGCAGGTGGAGGAGGACCAGAAGGAGCAGCCGCcgcaggtggaggtggagcagAATCAGGAGCAGCCGCAGGTAGAGGTGGAGCAGAAGCAGGAGCAGCCACAGCTGGAGGTGGAGCAGAAGCAGCCGCAGGTGGAGCAGAGGCAGGAGCAGCcgcaggtggaggtggagcagAAGCAGGAGAAGCCGCAGGTGGAGGGCCTGGATGCTACTGAAGAAGCTCTAGCAGCTGAACCCAAAGCCAAAGACCCCTTTGCCTCTCTGCCCAAGAG CTCCTTTGTGCTGGACGAGTTCAAGCGGACGTACTCGAACGAGGACACCCTGAAGGTGGCGCTGCCGTACCTGTGGGAGAAACTGGACCCCAATGGCTGGTCCCTCTGGTACTGCGAGTACAAGTACCCTAGTGAACTGAGTCGGGTGTTCATGAGCTGTAACCTCATCACAG GAATGTTCCAGAGGCTGGACCGCCTGCGTAAGCATGCCTTTGCCAGCGTGGCCCTGCTGGGTGCGGACGGCGATAGCTCCATCTCCGGCGTCTGGCTCCTCCGCGGGCAGCGGCTGCCCTTCGAG CTGTGTGAGGACTGGAAGGCGGACTACGAGTCCTACTCCTGGAGGAAGCTGGACCCTGGCAGCGAGGAGACCCGCACCTTGGTCAGGGAATACCTGAGCTGGCAGGGAGACTTCAAGCATGTGGGCAAGACTTTCAACCAAGCCAAGATCTTCAAGTGA
- the LOC135235854 gene encoding elongation factor 1-gamma-like isoform X33, with translation MATLYTPRDFWRSYPILISAQYSGARITVDPSFPGFKGEDSRETDCFLSDFPLRKVPAFVENGFWIQEASAIANYVASDVLRGSGPQDQALVQQWVNLAEGEIVPSMASWVYPAMGRAAYSEKASEKAKEVLLGLLSVLNQHLLPRTYLVGDAVTLADISVACALLLLFTQAMEPSMRQVYLNVTRWFCTCVHQPQFRTVLGDVVLCETAAVPGKLNVTPASSEEILKAPQQEEVSVKQHQHQQQQEEVPQQAEEQKQQQVEEQEEQKQPLVEEEQKQPLVEEEQKQPPQVEEEQKEQPQVEEEQKQQPPQVEEEQKQQPPQVEEDQKEQPPQVEQRQEQPQVEVEQKQEKPQVEGLDATEEALAAEPKAKDPFASLPKSSFVLDEFKRTYSNEDTLKVALPYLWEKLDPNGWSLWYCEYKYPSELSRVFMSCNLITGMFQRLDRLRKHAFASVALLGADGDSSISGVWLLRGQRLPFELCEDWKADYESYSWRKLDPGSEETRTLVREYLSWQGDFKHVGKTFNQAKIFK, from the exons ATGGCG ACTCTGTACACTCCCCGTGATTTCTGGAGGTCTTACCCAATCCTCATCTCGGCTCAGTATAGCGGGGCCCGGATAACGGTGGACCCTTCCTTCCCTGGCTTTAAAGGGGAGGACAGCAGGGAGACGGACTGCTTCCTGTCTGACTTCCCTCTAAGAAAG GTACCTGCTTTTGTGGAAAATGGCTTCTGGATCCAGGAGGCCAGTGCCATTGCTAATTATG TGGCCAGTGATGTGCTTCGCGGAAGTGGCCCTCAGGACCAGGCCTTGGTGCAGCAGTGGGTGAATCTTGCCGAGGGGGAGATTGTTCCCTCCATGGCCTCCTGGGTCTACCCTGCAATGGGCAGGGCCGCCTACAGCGAGAAG GCCAGCGAGAAGGCGAAGGAGGTGCTCCTGGGACTCCTTTCTGTGCTCAACCAGCACCTCCTCCCGCGGACCTACCTGGTTGGAGATGCGGTAACGCTGGCGGACATCTCTGTGGCCTGcgccctcctcctgctcttcacACAG GCGATGGAACCCTCGATGCGGCAGGTGTACCTGAACGTGACGCGCTGGTTCTGCACCTGTGTCCACCAGCCCCAGTTCCGCACTGTGCTTGGGGACGTGGTGCTGTGTGAGACTGCAGCAG TCCCAGGGAAGCTCAACGTTACCCCAGCAAGCTCTGAGGAGATCCTGAAGGCCCCCCAGCAGGAGGAAGTGAGTGTGaagcagcaccagcaccagcagcagcaggaggaggtgccgcagcaggcagaggagcagaagcagcaacaagtggaggagcaggaggagcagaagcagccgctggtggaggaggagcagaagcagccgctggtggaggaggagcagaagcagccgccgcaggtggaggaggagcagaaggagcagccgcag gtggaggaggagcagaagcagcagccgcCGCAG gtggaggaggagcagaagcagcagccgcCGCAGGTGGAGGAGGACCAGAAGGAGCAGCCGCcgcag GTGGAGCAGAGGCAGGAGCAGCcgcaggtggaggtggagcagAAGCAGGAGAAGCCGCAGGTGGAGGGCCTGGATGCTACTGAAGAAGCTCTAGCAGCTGAACCCAAAGCCAAAGACCCCTTTGCCTCTCTGCCCAAGAG CTCCTTTGTGCTGGACGAGTTCAAGCGGACGTACTCGAACGAGGACACCCTGAAGGTGGCGCTGCCGTACCTGTGGGAGAAACTGGACCCCAATGGCTGGTCCCTCTGGTACTGCGAGTACAAGTACCCTAGTGAACTGAGTCGGGTGTTCATGAGCTGTAACCTCATCACAG GAATGTTCCAGAGGCTGGACCGCCTGCGTAAGCATGCCTTTGCCAGCGTGGCCCTGCTGGGTGCGGACGGCGATAGCTCCATCTCCGGCGTCTGGCTCCTCCGCGGGCAGCGGCTGCCCTTCGAG CTGTGTGAGGACTGGAAGGCGGACTACGAGTCCTACTCCTGGAGGAAGCTGGACCCTGGCAGCGAGGAGACCCGCACCTTGGTCAGGGAATACCTGAGCTGGCAGGGAGACTTCAAGCATGTGGGCAAGACTTTCAACCAAGCCAAGATCTTCAAGTGA
- the LOC135235854 gene encoding elongation factor 1-gamma-like isoform X29, translated as MATLYTPRDFWRSYPILISAQYSGARITVDPSFPGFKGEDSRETDCFLSDFPLRKVPAFVENGFWIQEASAIANYVASDVLRGSGPQDQALVQQWVNLAEGEIVPSMASWVYPAMGRAAYSEKASEKAKEVLLGLLSVLNQHLLPRTYLVGDAVTLADISVACALLLLFTQAMEPSMRQVYLNVTRWFCTCVHQPQFRTVLGDVVLCETAAVPGKLNVTPASSEEILKAPQQEEVSVKQHQHQQQQEEVPQQAEEQKQQQVEEQEEQKQPLVEEEQKQPLVEEEQKQPPQVEEEQKEQPQVEEEQKEQPQVEEEQKEQPQVEEEQKQQPPQLEVEQKQPQVEQRQEQPQVEVEQKQEKPQVEGLDATEEALAAEPKAKDPFASLPKSSFVLDEFKRTYSNEDTLKVALPYLWEKLDPNGWSLWYCEYKYPSELSRVFMSCNLITGMFQRLDRLRKHAFASVALLGADGDSSISGVWLLRGQRLPFELCEDWKADYESYSWRKLDPGSEETRTLVREYLSWQGDFKHVGKTFNQAKIFK; from the exons ATGGCG ACTCTGTACACTCCCCGTGATTTCTGGAGGTCTTACCCAATCCTCATCTCGGCTCAGTATAGCGGGGCCCGGATAACGGTGGACCCTTCCTTCCCTGGCTTTAAAGGGGAGGACAGCAGGGAGACGGACTGCTTCCTGTCTGACTTCCCTCTAAGAAAG GTACCTGCTTTTGTGGAAAATGGCTTCTGGATCCAGGAGGCCAGTGCCATTGCTAATTATG TGGCCAGTGATGTGCTTCGCGGAAGTGGCCCTCAGGACCAGGCCTTGGTGCAGCAGTGGGTGAATCTTGCCGAGGGGGAGATTGTTCCCTCCATGGCCTCCTGGGTCTACCCTGCAATGGGCAGGGCCGCCTACAGCGAGAAG GCCAGCGAGAAGGCGAAGGAGGTGCTCCTGGGACTCCTTTCTGTGCTCAACCAGCACCTCCTCCCGCGGACCTACCTGGTTGGAGATGCGGTAACGCTGGCGGACATCTCTGTGGCCTGcgccctcctcctgctcttcacACAG GCGATGGAACCCTCGATGCGGCAGGTGTACCTGAACGTGACGCGCTGGTTCTGCACCTGTGTCCACCAGCCCCAGTTCCGCACTGTGCTTGGGGACGTGGTGCTGTGTGAGACTGCAGCAG TCCCAGGGAAGCTCAACGTTACCCCAGCAAGCTCTGAGGAGATCCTGAAGGCCCCCCAGCAGGAGGAAGTGAGTGTGaagcagcaccagcaccagcagcagcaggaggaggtgccgcagcaggcagaggagcagaagcagcaacaagtggaggagcaggaggagcagaagcagccgctggtggaggaggagcagaagcagccgctggtggaggaggagcagaagcagccgccgcaggtggaggaggagcagaaggagcagccgcaggtggaggaggagcagaaggagcagccgcaggtggaggaggagcagaaggagcagccgcag gtggaggaggagcagaagcagcagccgcCGCAG CTGGAGGTGGAGCAGAAGCAGCCGCAGGTGGAGCAGAGGCAGGAGCAGCcgcaggtggaggtggagcagAAGCAGGAGAAGCCGCAGGTGGAGGGCCTGGATGCTACTGAAGAAGCTCTAGCAGCTGAACCCAAAGCCAAAGACCCCTTTGCCTCTCTGCCCAAGAG CTCCTTTGTGCTGGACGAGTTCAAGCGGACGTACTCGAACGAGGACACCCTGAAGGTGGCGCTGCCGTACCTGTGGGAGAAACTGGACCCCAATGGCTGGTCCCTCTGGTACTGCGAGTACAAGTACCCTAGTGAACTGAGTCGGGTGTTCATGAGCTGTAACCTCATCACAG GAATGTTCCAGAGGCTGGACCGCCTGCGTAAGCATGCCTTTGCCAGCGTGGCCCTGCTGGGTGCGGACGGCGATAGCTCCATCTCCGGCGTCTGGCTCCTCCGCGGGCAGCGGCTGCCCTTCGAG CTGTGTGAGGACTGGAAGGCGGACTACGAGTCCTACTCCTGGAGGAAGCTGGACCCTGGCAGCGAGGAGACCCGCACCTTGGTCAGGGAATACCTGAGCTGGCAGGGAGACTTCAAGCATGTGGGCAAGACTTTCAACCAAGCCAAGATCTTCAAGTGA
- the LOC135235854 gene encoding elongation factor 1-gamma-like isoform X49 yields MATLYTPRDFWRSYPILISAQYSGARITVDPSFPGFKGEDSRETDCFLSDFPLRKVPAFVENGFWIQEASAIANYVASDVLRGSGPQDQALVQQWVNLAEGEIVPSMASWVYPAMGRAAYSEKASEKAKEVLLGLLSVLNQHLLPRTYLVGDAVTLADISVACALLLLFTQAMEPSMRQVYLNVTRWFCTCVHQPQFRTVLGDVVLCETAAVPGKLNVTPASSEEILKAPQQEEVSVKQHQHQQQQEEVPQQAEEQKQQQVEEQEEQKQPLVEEEQKQPLEQPQVEEEQKEQPQVEEEQKQQPPQVEQRQEQPQVEVEQKQEKPQVEGLDATEEALAAEPKAKDPFASLPKSSFVLDEFKRTYSNEDTLKVALPYLWEKLDPNGWSLWYCEYKYPSELSRVFMSCNLITGMFQRLDRLRKHAFASVALLGADGDSSISGVWLLRGQRLPFELCEDWKADYESYSWRKLDPGSEETRTLVREYLSWQGDFKHVGKTFNQAKIFK; encoded by the exons ATGGCG ACTCTGTACACTCCCCGTGATTTCTGGAGGTCTTACCCAATCCTCATCTCGGCTCAGTATAGCGGGGCCCGGATAACGGTGGACCCTTCCTTCCCTGGCTTTAAAGGGGAGGACAGCAGGGAGACGGACTGCTTCCTGTCTGACTTCCCTCTAAGAAAG GTACCTGCTTTTGTGGAAAATGGCTTCTGGATCCAGGAGGCCAGTGCCATTGCTAATTATG TGGCCAGTGATGTGCTTCGCGGAAGTGGCCCTCAGGACCAGGCCTTGGTGCAGCAGTGGGTGAATCTTGCCGAGGGGGAGATTGTTCCCTCCATGGCCTCCTGGGTCTACCCTGCAATGGGCAGGGCCGCCTACAGCGAGAAG GCCAGCGAGAAGGCGAAGGAGGTGCTCCTGGGACTCCTTTCTGTGCTCAACCAGCACCTCCTCCCGCGGACCTACCTGGTTGGAGATGCGGTAACGCTGGCGGACATCTCTGTGGCCTGcgccctcctcctgctcttcacACAG GCGATGGAACCCTCGATGCGGCAGGTGTACCTGAACGTGACGCGCTGGTTCTGCACCTGTGTCCACCAGCCCCAGTTCCGCACTGTGCTTGGGGACGTGGTGCTGTGTGAGACTGCAGCAG TCCCAGGGAAGCTCAACGTTACCCCAGCAAGCTCTGAGGAGATCCTGAAGGCCCCCCAGCAGGAGGAAGTGAGTGTGaagcagcaccagcaccagcagcagcaggaggaggtgccgcagcaggcagaggagcagaagcagcaacaagtggaggagcaggaggagcagaagcagccgctggtggaggaggagcagaagcagccgctg gagcagccgcaggtggaggaggagcagaaggagcagccgcag gtggaggaggagcagaagcagcagccgcCGCAG GTGGAGCAGAGGCAGGAGCAGCcgcaggtggaggtggagcagAAGCAGGAGAAGCCGCAGGTGGAGGGCCTGGATGCTACTGAAGAAGCTCTAGCAGCTGAACCCAAAGCCAAAGACCCCTTTGCCTCTCTGCCCAAGAG CTCCTTTGTGCTGGACGAGTTCAAGCGGACGTACTCGAACGAGGACACCCTGAAGGTGGCGCTGCCGTACCTGTGGGAGAAACTGGACCCCAATGGCTGGTCCCTCTGGTACTGCGAGTACAAGTACCCTAGTGAACTGAGTCGGGTGTTCATGAGCTGTAACCTCATCACAG GAATGTTCCAGAGGCTGGACCGCCTGCGTAAGCATGCCTTTGCCAGCGTGGCCCTGCTGGGTGCGGACGGCGATAGCTCCATCTCCGGCGTCTGGCTCCTCCGCGGGCAGCGGCTGCCCTTCGAG CTGTGTGAGGACTGGAAGGCGGACTACGAGTCCTACTCCTGGAGGAAGCTGGACCCTGGCAGCGAGGAGACCCGCACCTTGGTCAGGGAATACCTGAGCTGGCAGGGAGACTTCAAGCATGTGGGCAAGACTTTCAACCAAGCCAAGATCTTCAAGTGA